The following are from one region of the Paenibacillus sp. KS-LC4 genome:
- a CDS encoding prolyl oligopeptidase family serine peptidase produces the protein MTIRTLKLDDLPHIGELKEAILSPDGKHAALISSHWNLEADRFETVLHLLFCGGAELERLWSLPVAGARCLQMSPNGSKLAFLRASRDEGCDELALVSLKDGSLLNAPPQPLVNAAELVWHTDNNSLFLVCDEEEEAGEAAEQEKPLYSDYWHIESIPQRWSWWRKRRVLIQIFLKSDIANAPSAAVKLAGPCYELRQPRPSPDGDKLYIIEERCTNELQPQLFLLRLNVGTRLEQIKEQTKEQTDEPTELMLPNSMVGAIVPSPSGRYLAFVGSRTKVLEASPYRLGEPPLSRLSEEPYLNPVNAYDSRIHILDLHTLMLHQLGSEAPLSASIPIGMAPIAQDIYWSSEEEIYFIATSGHTTVFARQRLFDEGSLEWSRLGVGSSRSHSFASDGTCFCIHSEQGAPFVPAIYDPRTQSLKLFSQSIPLVPQQVVWSPPIELEHISASGAWLYLPQEQAEEPGSMPLIVYIYGGSTPLCMAYEDTHQLLTAQGYAVLVMNASGSAGYGKERADLHRGDWGKIAVPETIETVKLTLEAYPFLDHARVALYGGSYGGFLTMKCLTETSIFKAACSISGISNIASYWGASHFGYQYGLSALPDLFPWSNPDFFTAASPLFHADKINTPLLLLHGEIDGVVPLVESEQMFTALKVLKKEVSLITFHEEDHGLRGRPRVKLMQRRLLLAWFDKHLRQKNEAWAAYTAGEVDQAIQMS, from the coding sequence ATGACCATTCGGACATTAAAGCTTGATGACTTGCCCCATATTGGCGAGCTAAAGGAGGCGATTCTTTCTCCAGACGGCAAGCATGCTGCGCTTATTAGCAGCCATTGGAATTTAGAAGCGGACCGTTTTGAGACGGTGCTGCATCTTTTATTTTGTGGCGGCGCAGAGTTGGAGCGCTTGTGGTCGCTTCCGGTTGCTGGGGCACGCTGTCTGCAAATGTCTCCGAATGGAAGCAAGCTTGCCTTCTTGCGTGCTTCGAGGGATGAGGGCTGCGATGAGCTTGCATTAGTATCTCTGAAGGATGGTTCCTTACTGAACGCTCCTCCGCAGCCATTGGTTAACGCTGCGGAGCTTGTATGGCATACCGATAACAACAGCCTATTCCTCGTATGTGACGAGGAGGAAGAAGCCGGAGAAGCTGCCGAGCAAGAGAAGCCGCTCTACAGCGACTATTGGCATATTGAAAGTATTCCGCAGCGCTGGTCATGGTGGCGCAAGCGGCGGGTGCTTATACAAATATTTCTAAAATCAGACATAGCAAATGCCCCTTCAGCTGCCGTGAAATTAGCCGGGCCTTGCTATGAGCTGCGCCAGCCTAGGCCTTCACCTGATGGCGACAAGTTGTACATCATCGAGGAGCGCTGTACAAATGAGCTGCAGCCGCAGCTTTTTTTGCTGCGGCTGAACGTTGGCACACGTTTAGAACAGATCAAAGAACAGACCAAAGAACAGACCGATGAACCGACCGAGCTTATGCTTCCGAACAGCATGGTAGGAGCGATCGTCCCTTCTCCATCGGGGAGATATCTCGCTTTTGTCGGCTCTCGCACGAAGGTGTTGGAGGCTTCTCCTTATCGGCTTGGAGAGCCGCCTCTTAGCCGATTATCTGAGGAGCCCTACTTAAACCCCGTTAACGCATACGACAGCCGCATTCATATTTTGGATCTGCATACGCTTATGCTTCATCAGCTTGGTTCCGAGGCGCCGCTAAGTGCTAGCATACCGATCGGCATGGCACCGATAGCCCAGGACATTTATTGGAGCAGTGAAGAGGAAATTTATTTTATTGCTACAAGCGGTCACACGACCGTTTTTGCCCGTCAGCGTCTATTTGATGAAGGCTCGCTCGAATGGAGCAGGCTTGGCGTAGGCTCATCGCGCAGCCATAGCTTTGCCTCTGACGGTACCTGCTTTTGCATTCATTCCGAGCAAGGGGCCCCCTTCGTACCAGCTATATACGATCCAAGGACGCAATCGCTGAAGTTATTTTCCCAGAGCATCCCACTTGTTCCGCAGCAAGTAGTCTGGAGCCCGCCTATTGAGCTTGAACATATTTCTGCTAGTGGAGCATGGCTGTATTTGCCGCAGGAGCAAGCAGAGGAGCCCGGATCTATGCCACTAATTGTGTATATTTACGGCGGCTCCACCCCGCTCTGCATGGCTTACGAGGATACGCATCAATTACTCACTGCCCAGGGCTATGCCGTGCTCGTCATGAACGCTTCCGGAAGCGCCGGATATGGCAAAGAACGGGCTGATCTCCATAGAGGAGATTGGGGCAAAATAGCTGTACCGGAGACGATTGAGACGGTGAAGCTCACTCTTGAAGCATATCCCTTCCTCGACCATGCGAGAGTGGCGCTATATGGTGGCAGCTACGGCGGTTTTTTGACAATGAAGTGCCTGACAGAGACGAGCATCTTTAAAGCTGCCTGCTCGATTTCAGGTATAAGCAACATTGCCAGCTATTGGGGAGCAAGCCATTTCGGCTATCAATATGGGCTTAGCGCCTTGCCTGATCTATTCCCTTGGAGTAACCCGGACTTCTTCACTGCTGCCTCTCCCCTATTTCATGCTGATAAAATCAATACGCCCTTGCTGCTGCTTCATGGGGAAATAGATGGTGTTGTACCCTTGGTAGAATCAGAGCAAATGTTTACCGCCTTAAAGGTTCTAAAGAAGGAAGTCTCGCTCATCACTTTTCATGAAGAGGATCACGGGCTTCGCGGTCGTCCACGCGTCAAGCTCATGCAGCGGCGACTGCTGCTGGCCTGGTTTGACAAGCATTTGCGGCAAAAAAATGAGGCTTGGGCAGCTTACACCGCTGGAGAGGTAGATCAGGCGATTCAAATGAGCTAA
- the odhB gene encoding 2-oxoglutarate dehydrogenase complex dihydrolipoyllysine-residue succinyltransferase, with product MQQIIVPAMGESITEGTISKWIVKVGDSVKQGDVLLELETDKVNIEISAEQDGTIQEITRNEGDTVQIGEAIGSIAAGGAAPSAPAAEPAKAAPAVEAAAPAPIAPPVADADSKGGQVAASPAARKLAREKGIDLTQVQSRDPLSRVSSDDVRSHGTQPAASQAPAAPAAKAPAAPKFQSAKPYERKKMSRRRATIANRLVEAQRTAAMLTTFNEVDMTAIMDIRKRRKQSFLDKHEVGLGFMSFFTKAVVGALKEFPLLNAEIEGEDIIVKQFYDIGIAVSAKEGLVVPVVRDADRLSFAEIERSIVDLAGKARTNSLGLSDLQGGTFTITNGGTFGSLLSTPIINAPQVGILGMHKIQLRPVAIDAERSENRPMMYIALSYDHRIVDGAEAVRFLVKVKEMLEDPETLLLEG from the coding sequence GTGCAACAAATTATAGTACCCGCAATGGGAGAATCAATTACAGAAGGCACGATTTCCAAGTGGATTGTTAAGGTTGGCGATTCGGTTAAGCAAGGCGATGTGCTTCTGGAGCTTGAAACAGATAAAGTCAATATCGAGATTAGCGCCGAGCAGGATGGCACGATTCAAGAGATTACACGCAACGAAGGCGATACCGTTCAAATCGGCGAAGCTATCGGCTCCATTGCGGCAGGTGGAGCGGCTCCATCCGCTCCTGCTGCTGAGCCGGCGAAGGCTGCGCCAGCTGTTGAAGCAGCAGCCCCTGCGCCTATCGCGCCTCCAGTAGCAGATGCAGACAGCAAAGGCGGTCAAGTTGCCGCTTCCCCTGCTGCAAGAAAGCTTGCAAGGGAAAAAGGCATTGACCTGACGCAGGTTCAATCCCGCGATCCGCTTAGCCGCGTTAGCTCCGATGATGTGCGCTCGCATGGCACACAGCCGGCAGCGTCGCAAGCACCGGCTGCTCCTGCCGCTAAAGCGCCAGCTGCACCTAAATTCCAATCGGCCAAGCCTTACGAGCGCAAAAAAATGTCGCGTCGCCGCGCAACGATTGCAAATCGTCTAGTTGAAGCTCAAAGAACCGCAGCCATGCTGACAACGTTCAACGAAGTCGATATGACCGCTATTATGGATATCCGTAAACGCCGGAAACAATCGTTCCTTGACAAGCATGAGGTTGGTCTTGGCTTTATGTCCTTCTTCACCAAAGCTGTCGTTGGCGCTCTGAAGGAGTTCCCGCTGCTAAACGCTGAAATTGAGGGCGAGGATATTATTGTAAAGCAGTTCTACGATATCGGTATTGCCGTATCGGCTAAGGAAGGTCTTGTGGTTCCGGTTGTTCGTGACGCGGACCGCCTGAGCTTCGCTGAAATCGAGCGTTCAATCGTTGACCTTGCTGGCAAAGCTCGTACGAACTCGCTCGGATTGTCTGATCTGCAAGGCGGTACATTCACCATTACAAATGGTGGTACGTTCGGCTCGCTGCTGTCCACGCCAATCATCAACGCACCACAGGTTGGTATTCTGGGCATGCACAAAATTCAGCTTCGCCCAGTAGCTATCGACGCTGAGCGCTCTGAGAACCGTCCAATGATGTACATCGCCCTTTCCTACGATCACCGCATCGTAGATGGCGCTGAAGCGGTACGCTTCCTCGTTAAAGTGAAAGAAATGCTTGAAGATCCAGAAACGCTTCTGCTTGAAGGTTAA
- a CDS encoding HNH endonuclease: MEEITKTPIKQCAYCNEDKPLGDFLRRTGRRSGPDSRRGACRSCRKERASSQAALVAVVEAPVVQAGAADESRLEAASAGVQKKSRRKRGGRRRRAKAAAAVAAAAEQAAKETGGREAAKAGAAAPRAGVQPLPLVTDSAAVAVAQESCAASRPGVMRKPEKKAPRAKTAARSPKQRPLPKPSNHSPTDPSYLRPSGQGTVWMRGKTDKGRQWYQEIELELAVILVNEHAAVVVNRRTIRRLFSNKDFRKYILTRDNYTCFFCKQYGDTIDHMLPRAKGGHTTPDNCVCACHMCNQSKADKSLEDFMRES, from the coding sequence ATGGAGGAGATTACAAAAACGCCGATCAAGCAGTGCGCGTACTGTAACGAAGATAAGCCGCTTGGCGATTTTTTGCGCCGTACAGGCCGGCGCTCGGGTCCTGACTCGCGGCGCGGCGCCTGCCGCTCCTGCAGGAAAGAACGGGCGAGCTCGCAGGCCGCGTTAGTAGCTGTTGTGGAGGCGCCAGTTGTACAAGCAGGCGCCGCAGACGAGTCTAGGCTGGAAGCGGCGTCTGCTGGCGTGCAGAAGAAGTCCCGCAGGAAACGCGGCGGGCGAAGAAGGCGGGCGAAGGCCGCAGCGGCTGTAGCTGCCGCTGCGGAGCAAGCGGCGAAGGAGACGGGCGGCAGGGAAGCGGCGAAAGCCGGCGCAGCGGCCCCGAGGGCAGGCGTCCAGCCGCTGCCGCTCGTAACGGATTCGGCGGCGGTGGCAGTGGCGCAGGAGTCCTGCGCGGCGAGCAGGCCGGGGGTCATGCGTAAGCCGGAGAAGAAGGCGCCGCGGGCGAAGACCGCTGCCCGCTCGCCGAAGCAGCGCCCATTGCCGAAGCCGTCTAATCATTCGCCGACTGATCCTTCCTATTTGCGTCCTTCCGGTCAAGGCACGGTATGGATGAGAGGCAAGACCGACAAGGGCAGGCAGTGGTATCAGGAAATCGAACTGGAGCTTGCCGTTATTCTCGTCAACGAGCATGCCGCCGTTGTCGTGAATCGCCGGACGATTCGCAGGTTATTCAGCAATAAGGATTTTCGTAAATATATTTTAACGCGGGATAATTATACTTGCTTCTTCTGCAAGCAGTATGGGGATACGATCGACCACATGCTTCCGCGTGCCAAGGGTGGTCATACGACGCCGGACAATTGCGTCTGCGCTTGCCATATGTGCAATCAGTCGAAGGCGGACAAAAGCCTTGAGGATTTTATGCGGGAAAGCTAG
- a CDS encoding 2-oxoglutarate dehydrogenase E1 component codes for MSIGNETNQNPWEGYYGPNYGYIQEQYELFKQNPETVTSEYRDLFARFGEPPAYTAGQTAAAPQTVGAASIDAKTLQNLVAAGKLVWNIRAFGHLAADIDPLDIGPKSNTKMLSPETYGITKTDLLALPAELVWTNAPSDVANAWEAIQKLLKAYTGTLAFEFSHVHDEAERAWLKKRVERQLPSASLNKEERKKLLVKLFEAEQFEDFLQRTFVGQKRFSVEGNDVLVALVDELVHELSNDGVSQIAMGMAHRGRLNILAHVLGKPYTKIFSEFYNSPNKKLIPSEGSIGINYGWTGDVKYHLGANRSFKTGETVETRITLANNPSHLEFVNPVVGGFARAAQDDRSKPGYPVTNLDSAASIIMHGDAAFPGEGIVAETLNIAQLKGYTSGGTLHVIVNNRIGFTTESHDSRSTQYASDVAKGYEIPIVHVNADDPEACIFAARMASEYRTLFKKDFLIDLIGYRKYGHNETDDPETTQPLIYKKVRAHATVSTIYSDRLIAAGVITEAEVAELKQGVVDRLKSAYDEVKARDGQEPVHQTQGLQGEKDNATSVSPVSIETLQSINAELLRFPDSFTVYPKLQKILERRTNALNEGEKLDWGHAETLAFATILADGKPIRLSGQDVERATFAHRNLVLHDAVTGDTFCPLHELPHAKASFAIHNSPLSEAAVLGFEYGYNVHAPETMVIWEAQYGDFTNVAQVLIDQFISAGRSKWSQKSSIVMLLPHGYEGQGPEHSSARLERFLQLSGEENWTVANLTSAAQYYHILRRQASITESEAARPLIIMAPKSLIRNPRVASSASELSNGSFKLVVEQPNLGSKPERVERLILCTGKIAIDLEDAIEKEQEKDLDWLHIIRVEQLYPFPEKEIAEIIARFPQLKEIVWVQEEPKNMGSWHYADPRIRALAPAGTSVSYIGRPERSSTASGFQQVHAFEQQHIILQTLKHSPSLTYNSGR; via the coding sequence ATGTCGATTGGCAATGAAACTAACCAAAACCCGTGGGAAGGCTATTATGGTCCCAACTATGGGTACATCCAAGAACAATATGAGCTTTTTAAACAAAACCCTGAAACTGTAACATCTGAATACCGCGATTTGTTTGCTCGCTTTGGCGAGCCGCCTGCTTACACAGCAGGCCAAACTGCCGCTGCACCACAAACGGTAGGAGCTGCTTCGATTGATGCGAAAACGCTTCAAAATTTGGTCGCTGCCGGCAAGCTCGTATGGAACATTCGCGCATTCGGCCATTTGGCGGCTGATATTGATCCACTCGATATCGGACCTAAGTCGAATACGAAGATGCTGAGCCCTGAAACGTATGGCATCACAAAGACGGATCTGCTGGCTTTGCCTGCTGAGCTCGTATGGACGAATGCCCCTTCCGATGTTGCTAATGCATGGGAGGCTATCCAGAAGCTGCTGAAAGCTTACACAGGTACGCTTGCTTTCGAATTCAGTCACGTCCATGATGAAGCGGAGCGTGCTTGGCTCAAGAAGCGCGTTGAACGCCAGCTGCCTTCTGCTTCTCTCAACAAGGAAGAACGTAAGAAGCTGCTCGTCAAGCTATTCGAAGCAGAGCAATTTGAAGATTTTCTACAGCGCACCTTTGTCGGTCAAAAACGTTTTTCCGTTGAAGGCAACGACGTGCTTGTAGCTCTTGTTGATGAATTGGTTCACGAGCTGTCGAATGACGGAGTGAGCCAAATTGCGATGGGGATGGCACACCGTGGACGCCTTAATATTTTGGCCCATGTGCTGGGCAAGCCTTATACCAAAATTTTCTCCGAGTTCTACAACTCGCCTAACAAGAAGCTTATCCCGTCCGAGGGCTCCATCGGCATCAATTATGGCTGGACTGGTGATGTTAAATACCACTTGGGCGCCAATCGTTCGTTCAAGACAGGCGAAACGGTCGAAACCCGCATTACGCTTGCGAACAACCCGAGCCATCTTGAATTCGTCAACCCAGTTGTCGGCGGCTTCGCTCGTGCAGCGCAGGATGATCGCAGCAAGCCTGGCTATCCGGTAACCAACCTGGATTCAGCTGCCTCCATCATTATGCACGGTGATGCAGCGTTCCCTGGTGAGGGCATTGTAGCGGAAACATTGAATATCGCTCAGCTCAAGGGCTATACAAGCGGTGGTACGCTTCATGTTATCGTCAACAACCGCATTGGCTTTACAACGGAAAGTCATGATTCTCGTTCGACTCAATACGCAAGCGATGTAGCCAAGGGCTATGAAATTCCAATCGTGCACGTAAACGCTGATGATCCGGAAGCTTGTATTTTTGCAGCGCGGATGGCCAGTGAATATCGTACTCTTTTCAAGAAGGATTTCTTGATCGACTTAATTGGCTACCGTAAATATGGACACAATGAGACGGATGATCCGGAGACGACTCAACCTCTTATCTATAAAAAAGTACGGGCGCATGCAACGGTTAGCACGATCTACTCCGATAGATTGATTGCTGCTGGCGTTATTACGGAGGCTGAAGTAGCGGAGCTCAAGCAAGGCGTCGTAGACCGCCTGAAATCAGCTTATGATGAAGTGAAGGCCCGTGATGGCCAAGAGCCTGTTCATCAGACACAAGGACTGCAAGGAGAAAAGGATAACGCAACTTCCGTTTCCCCTGTATCCATTGAAACGCTGCAATCCATTAATGCTGAGCTGCTTCGTTTCCCTGACAGCTTCACTGTATATCCGAAGCTGCAGAAAATTTTGGAGCGCCGCACGAATGCATTGAACGAAGGCGAGAAGCTTGATTGGGGCCATGCGGAAACGCTTGCCTTCGCAACGATTCTTGCTGACGGCAAACCGATTCGACTTAGCGGCCAAGATGTCGAGCGCGCAACATTTGCTCACCGTAACCTCGTGCTGCATGATGCGGTAACAGGCGATACCTTCTGCCCGCTTCACGAGTTGCCGCATGCGAAAGCATCGTTCGCCATTCATAACAGCCCGCTTTCCGAAGCTGCTGTTCTAGGCTTTGAATATGGCTACAACGTACACGCGCCGGAAACGATGGTTATCTGGGAAGCGCAATACGGTGATTTCACCAACGTCGCTCAAGTGCTTATTGACCAGTTCATTTCCGCCGGCCGTTCGAAATGGTCGCAAAAGTCCAGCATCGTCATGCTGCTTCCGCATGGATATGAAGGCCAAGGACCTGAGCATTCCAGTGCACGTCTAGAGCGTTTCCTCCAGCTGTCAGGCGAGGAAAACTGGACGGTTGCCAACTTGACGAGCGCTGCGCAGTATTATCATATTTTGCGCCGCCAAGCTTCCATTACGGAAAGCGAAGCCGCACGTCCATTAATTATTATGGCTCCTAAGAGCTTGATTCGTAACCCGCGCGTCGCTTCCAGCGCTTCCGAGCTTAGCAATGGCTCGTTCAAGCTGGTCGTTGAGCAGCCGAACCTCGGCAGCAAGCCAGAGCGCGTAGAGCGCCTGATTTTGTGCACAGGTAAAATCGCAATCGACCTTGAAGATGCCATTGAGAAGGAACAAGAGAAGGATCTTGATTGGCTGCACATTATTCGTGTCGAGCAGCTTTATCCGTTCCCTGAGAAGGAAATTGCTGAAATTATCGCCCGTTTCCCTCAATTGAAGGAAATTGTGTGGGTGCAGGAAGAACCGAAAAACATGGGCTCATGGCATTATGCCGATCCGCGCATCCGTGCGCTAGCCCCTGCTGGTACAAGCGTAAGCTACATTGGACGCCCAGAGCGTTCCAGTACAGCGAGCGGCTTCCAGCAAGTACATGCTTTTGAGCAGCAGCATATTATTTTGCAAACATTGAAACATAGTCCGTCATTGACATACAACTCAGGGAGGTAG
- a CDS encoding HD domain-containing protein, with protein sequence MSLIQKAIDYAAVLHGNQLRKGSNIPYISHPFGVGMILMEAGCQAEWVAAGILHDTLEDTEATEEALLERFGPEVTRIVVGCTEPDKSLSWEERKQYKLDYLKKAPLDIKTVACADKLHNMGSTLAAYEREGEKVWERFNRGRGQQEWYYKAVADSLGHEGSFPLLEVLNQKIEAMFGQRESGDRSL encoded by the coding sequence ATGAGCCTGATTCAAAAAGCGATTGATTATGCAGCGGTGCTGCATGGGAATCAATTGCGCAAAGGGTCAAATATTCCTTATATTTCACATCCGTTCGGTGTGGGTATGATATTAATGGAGGCGGGTTGCCAGGCGGAGTGGGTTGCTGCGGGCATTTTGCATGATACGCTCGAGGATACGGAAGCGACGGAGGAAGCGCTGCTGGAGCGTTTTGGCCCGGAAGTGACGCGTATTGTCGTTGGCTGTACGGAGCCCGACAAATCCTTGTCTTGGGAAGAGCGCAAGCAATATAAACTAGATTATTTGAAAAAGGCACCGCTCGATATTAAGACGGTAGCCTGCGCGGATAAGCTTCATAATATGGGCTCGACGCTTGCTGCCTATGAGCGGGAGGGCGAGAAGGTATGGGAACGCTTCAACCGTGGCAGAGGGCAGCAGGAGTGGTATTACAAGGCGGTGGCAGACAGCCTCGGCCATGAAGGCAGCTTTCCGCTGCTGGAAGTTTTAAATCAAAAAATTGAGGCGATGTTTGGTCAAAGGGAAAGCGGGGACAGGTCATTATGA
- a CDS encoding S-layer homology domain-containing protein, with protein sequence MKKRIATASISAAVALSVALTGQALAASSFKDIASSPQKAQIESLQGLGIVNGVSQSLFQPEENLTNAQGISLIVKTTQISLAAISFNKAPEAEGIFEHVKNNAWYADSFIIAHYNELDIPANIDPNAPMTREQFTHYLVQALEKTGQYPLIKMYVVISDESDIATEYQGTIQRALLYKLTSLDEKGEFHPQQILNRAESTVMLFNAHQFIKAHNEQLEGETGDQSLEEQGVKPAQ encoded by the coding sequence ATGAAGAAACGTATCGCAACAGCATCTATTTCTGCTGCCGTGGCTTTATCGGTAGCGCTAACAGGTCAGGCTTTAGCAGCAAGTTCATTTAAGGATATCGCATCCTCCCCGCAAAAGGCACAAATTGAATCGCTGCAAGGACTCGGCATTGTAAATGGCGTATCGCAATCGCTGTTCCAGCCGGAAGAAAACTTAACAAATGCACAAGGTATTTCGCTTATTGTAAAGACAACGCAAATTAGCCTTGCCGCCATTTCATTTAATAAAGCTCCAGAAGCAGAGGGTATTTTTGAGCATGTGAAAAATAATGCATGGTACGCGGACAGCTTCATCATTGCGCACTACAACGAGCTCGACATCCCGGCTAATATTGATCCGAATGCGCCAATGACGCGCGAGCAGTTCACGCATTACCTCGTACAGGCGCTGGAAAAGACCGGCCAATATCCGTTGATTAAAATGTACGTCGTCATTTCGGACGAGAGCGACATTGCGACTGAATATCAGGGCACCATCCAACGCGCCCTGCTGTACAAGCTCACCTCCTTGGATGAGAAGGGCGAATTCCATCCGCAGCAAATTTTAAACCGTGCTGAATCCACAGTTATGCTGTTCAATGCGCATCAATTCATTAAGGCGCACAACGAGCAGCTCGAAGGCGAGACGGGTGATCAGTCTCTTGAAGAGCAGGGAGTAAAGCCTGCACAGTAA
- a CDS encoding HD domain-containing protein, which yields MTLINQLVSGDDFTGFYLLRELEVKQTNGATPKDYFDIVLCDASGQLSAKYWDVSSADKETFFPMGLVKIQGNAHTYREKLQIKISRMRKATEEDGVALTDFIRSAPVRPVDLVHTIKQVTASIVDQEIRTIVTYCVDKVEDRLMHYPAAKTHHHAYFAGLAYHIVRMLEIGAFICKQRPFLNADLIKAGILLHDIAKPEEMVAQLGIVSEYSLSGKLMGHISLASNWITEAAIRCDIDLDSEKVLGLQHLVLSHHNLGEWGSPVQPQTAEAVALHHIDAMDAKLQMVEDALDTTPDTEPWTPFIRGLENKPIYRMKL from the coding sequence ATGACATTGATTAACCAACTGGTGAGCGGAGACGATTTTACCGGATTTTATTTACTCAGAGAGCTGGAAGTGAAGCAGACAAACGGGGCAACGCCGAAGGATTATTTTGACATCGTATTATGCGATGCCAGCGGCCAGCTATCCGCTAAATATTGGGATGTATCAAGTGCGGATAAGGAAACCTTTTTTCCAATGGGATTGGTGAAAATTCAAGGCAACGCCCACACTTACCGGGAGAAGCTGCAAATCAAAATTTCGCGCATGCGAAAGGCTACAGAAGAGGACGGGGTAGCGCTGACGGATTTCATCCGCTCGGCACCGGTTCGTCCCGTTGACCTCGTGCATACGATAAAGCAGGTAACCGCCAGCATTGTCGATCAGGAAATTCGGACCATCGTCACGTATTGCGTGGATAAGGTCGAGGACAGACTGATGCATTATCCGGCTGCGAAAACGCATCATCATGCGTATTTTGCCGGGCTTGCTTATCATATTGTGCGGATGCTGGAAATTGGCGCTTTTATTTGCAAGCAGCGTCCATTCCTGAATGCCGATTTGATCAAGGCTGGCATTTTGCTGCATGATATTGCCAAGCCTGAGGAGATGGTTGCCCAGCTCGGCATCGTTTCCGAATACAGCCTGTCTGGCAAGCTGATGGGACATATTTCGCTTGCGTCTAACTGGATTACAGAAGCAGCTATTCGCTGCGATATTGATTTGGATTCAGAAAAGGTGCTCGGCTTGCAGCATTTGGTGCTTTCCCATCACAATCTGGGGGAATGGGGCAGTCCGGTTCAGCCTCAAACAGCGGAGGCGGTTGCCTTACATCATATTGATGCTATGGATGCCAAGCTGCAAATGGTCGAGGATGCTCTGGATACGACGCCAGACACGGAGCCATGGACCCCATTTATTCGCGGGCTAGAAAATAAACCTATCTACCGAATGAAGCTGTAA
- a CDS encoding C40 family peptidase, with protein MKKLRFGKLAASLALTASLTLSAVPFTQAPAAYAASASTQAKIVSVAKGYMGTPYQFSAPTSSTRVFDCSSFTKKVFASVGVSLPRSSQDQSKVGSFVSRSNLKVGDLVFFYSPIHHVGIYIGNNQIIHTYGAPGVTVTSLSSSWWSNNYATARRVL; from the coding sequence ATGAAAAAACTTCGTTTTGGTAAACTGGCTGCATCCCTTGCACTTACCGCATCCCTTACTTTATCTGCTGTTCCTTTCACCCAAGCACCGGCAGCTTATGCGGCATCCGCCTCCACCCAAGCCAAGATCGTTTCTGTGGCAAAAGGCTATATGGGAACACCTTATCAATTCAGCGCTCCCACTAGTTCAACTCGCGTTTTTGACTGCTCCTCCTTCACTAAAAAAGTTTTTGCAAGCGTTGGTGTTTCTTTGCCGAGAAGCTCGCAGGACCAATCGAAGGTCGGCTCGTTCGTATCTCGAAGCAATTTAAAAGTTGGCGATCTCGTTTTCTTCTATTCCCCTATTCATCACGTCGGCATTTATATCGGCAATAATCAAATTATTCATACATACGGCGCTCCTGGAGTGACCGTTACGAGTTTAAGCTCCAGCTGGTGGAGCAATAATTACGCAACGGCACGTCGGGTGCTTTAG
- a CDS encoding DUF4190 domain-containing protein: protein MNNYHQAPFQPPYQPPVKKTNGASIAALVCGIVAFIPFFGGLVAIAAVILGIISLKQISYTKDQGKGMAIAGLICGSVSILLNLMLLFLILIGYLSYQEGYSNYEMQNYYNASI, encoded by the coding sequence TTGAACAACTACCATCAAGCTCCCTTTCAACCACCATACCAGCCGCCAGTAAAGAAAACAAATGGTGCATCTATCGCTGCATTAGTGTGCGGAATTGTGGCATTCATCCCCTTTTTTGGAGGTTTGGTCGCCATTGCTGCTGTTATTTTGGGCATCATTTCCTTAAAGCAAATTTCTTATACAAAGGATCAAGGCAAAGGAATGGCTATTGCTGGACTTATTTGCGGATCGGTTAGCATCCTATTAAATCTGATGCTGCTTTTTTTAATTCTCATTGGATATTTAAGCTATCAGGAGGGATATTCTAACTACGAAATGCAAAATTACTATAATGCCTCTATATAA
- a CDS encoding cupin domain-containing protein, with protein sequence MTAKLQQHNFTKLHQSITEQHQNFIIGHINESCLRLAVFTGDFPWHSHPDSDEMFIVLEGELIIELEHQEALILKPNDFVTIPAGVIHRTRSKVRTVNLCFEHTEANTVYVSEGSGA encoded by the coding sequence TTGACAGCAAAGCTTCAGCAGCATAATTTCACAAAGCTGCATCAAAGCATTACCGAGCAACATCAAAATTTTATAATCGGCCATATTAACGAAAGCTGCTTGCGCCTTGCCGTATTTACTGGCGACTTCCCTTGGCATTCCCACCCTGATTCTGATGAAATGTTTATCGTGCTGGAAGGTGAGCTTATTATTGAGCTTGAGCACCAGGAGGCACTGATCCTCAAGCCAAACGATTTCGTTACGATTCCAGCAGGTGTCATTCATCGCACACGCTCGAAGGTTCGGACGGTCAACCTGTGCTTTGAGCATACAGAAGCCAATACGGTCTATGTTTCCGAGGGAAGTGGAGCATGA